Proteins from a single region of Ziziphus jujuba cultivar Dongzao chromosome 1, ASM3175591v1:
- the LOC125422222 gene encoding tonoplast dicarboxylate transporter-like: MAFAEKMVLAVFSVLIVLWMTRSITDDIPGWAALLNGQAGDGTVSVMMATLLFIIPNKKQKVEKLMDWNKCKKLPWNIILLLGAGFAIADGVWTSGLTDILPKALDFLEEVPYLAIAPAVCLISGTITEFTSTMPLQP; this comes from the exons ATGGCATTTGCAGAGAAGATGGTATTGGCAGTGTTTTCG GTGCTAATAGTTCTGTGGATGACAAGAAGCATAACAGATGATATTCCTGGTTGGGCTGCACTCTTGAATGGGCAAGCAGGTGATGGAACTGTCAGT GTGATGATGGCAACCTTGTTGTTCATAATTCCAAACAAGAAGCAAAAGGTTGAGAAGTTGATGGACTGGAACAAATGCAAGAAACTACCTTGGAACATCATATTGCTGTTAGGTGCTGGCTTTGCCATAGCTGATGGTGTCTGGACTAGCGGGCTGACAGATATATTGCCGAAAGCCTTGGATTTCTTGGAGGAAGTTCCATATTTAGCCATTGCCCCTGCTGTCTGTCTTATAAGTGGGACTATCACCGAGTTCACATCAACAATGCCACTACAACCCTAG